One Bombus pyrosoma isolate SC7728 linkage group LG11, ASM1482585v1, whole genome shotgun sequence DNA segment encodes these proteins:
- the LOC122572472 gene encoding UNC93-like protein MFSD11 — MTIDRGFLNVLILSWGFMLVFTAFQTMGNIEKTVLQSINEDDPNFTGEAYTSLAIIYAVFATCNWLAPSYISMTGPRIAILTGACCYVLFIGSFLWPQNVLLYAASCILGLGAALIWTGHGQYLTENSDSDTMSRNAGIFWAIFQCSMFAGNLFVYFMFTDSEINATTRRLVFGVLTGLAILGTCLLATLRRISNSLVLGEAEGVSSADKELRIPEPARKKPLLAAWHALTDAIDLFITKKILLLSSMFVYTGLVLTFYSGVYSSSIGFTKAMGDSRKSLIGLSGIFIGIGEVVGGALFGIFGSKVSRVCGVWSVVLTGFCAHLFAFVSIFLNLPNDSPFADTDSIGYITPSPVLAMAGSLALGFGDACFNTQVYSLLGILFPQRSAPAFALFKFCQSVAAAVSFAYSNVVYLHIQLLILTITIVIGTTTFCFVEYSTRRERESSQSESDVSSE; from the exons ATGACAATAGATAGAGGCTTTTTAAATGTGTTGATACTAAGTTGGGGATTTATGCTGGTATTTACCGCGTTTCAGACAATGGGAAATATCGAG AAAACAGTGCTGCAAAGTATTAACGAGGATGATCCGAATTTCACCGGCGAGGCCTACACTAGCTTAGCGATAATCTATGCCGTGTTTGCCACGTGCAATTGGTTAGCGCCGTCGTACATTTCGATGACAGGGCCGAGGATCGCTATATTGACCGGCGCTTGTTGCTACGTCCTTTTCATAGGATCTTTCCTCTGGCCTCAAAACGTTCTGCTCTATGCCGCTTCCTGTATCCTAGGTCTGGGAGCTGCTTTGATATGGACTGGACACGGACAATACCTAACGGAGAATAGCGACTCGGACACGATGTCCAGAAACGCTGGTATATTCTGGGCGATTTTTCAGTGCTCCATGTTTGCTGGCAACCTTTTCGTCTACTTCATGTTTACCGATTCTGAGATTAATGCGACTACCAGGAGACTCGTTTTCGGCGTGCTCACCGGATTAGCGATTCTCGGCACATGTTTACTGGCTACCTTGAGAAGGATATCGAATAGCCTAGTTTTAGGCGAAGCAGAAGGTGTCTCGAGCGCTGACAAAGAACTTCGTATACCAGAACCTGCGAGGAAGAAACCGTTGTTAGCTGCCTGGCATGCTTTAACCGATGCGATCgatctttttattacaaaaaagatACTTTTGCTATCTTCCATGTTTGTGTATACTGGACTGGTGCTGACGTTTTATTCGGGAGTCTACTCGTCCAGTATCGGATTCACCAAAGCAATGGGTGATTCGCGTAAGAGTCTGATTGGTCTTTCTGGGATTTTCATTGGAATCGGAGAAGTGGTTGGCGGGGCTCTCTTTGGCATCTTTGGCTCGAAGGTATCTCGTGTCTGTGGCGTGTGGTCGGTGGTGCTTACCGGGTTCTGCGCACATTTATTCGCTTTCGTCTCCATTTTCTTGAATCTACCGAACGACTCGCCATTCGCAGATACCGACAGTATAGGATATATCACTCCCTCGCCAGTTTTGGCAATGGCCGGAAGTCTCGCCCTGGGTTTTGGAGATGCCTGTTTCAATACCCAGGTCTATTCGTTATTAGGCATATTATTTCCACAACGAAGCGCACCAGCTTTCGCACTGTTTAAATTTTGCCAATCGGTCGCGGCTGCGGTAAGTTTCGCCTACAGTAACGTTGTTTACCTCCATATACAGCTCCTAATCTTAACGATAACGATCGTTATTGGTACTACTACTTTCTGTTTCGTTGAGTATAGCAcaagaagggaaagagagagtaGTCAGTCGGAGAGCGACGTGTCGAGCGAGTAA